One Phaseolus vulgaris cultivar G19833 chromosome 4, P. vulgaris v2.0, whole genome shotgun sequence DNA window includes the following coding sequences:
- the LOC137837895 gene encoding zinc finger protein SHOOT GRAVITROPISM 5-like, with product MLANNLSPSSVPTSEPFPCTENATATNKRKRRPAGTPDPDAEVVSLSPKTLLESDRYVCEICNQGFQRDQNLQMHRRRHKVPWKLLKRETPVVRKRVFVCPEPTCLHHDPCHALGDLVGIKKHFRRKHSNHKQWVCERCSKGYAVQSDYKAHLKTCGTRGHSCDCGRVFSRVESFIEHQDACNMGRLRPESQPLQPSACLSRTASSPSPSSETNFSTAPWPTRIIIPKPTEAPTIFMNNPTAAITTAETSSKNNNKLHPNLDLQLSTPTTTTNNNNNSSNVANPIDALISTSLSPKRDHRENHSTHLQLSIGSSDVSEKNESNRNSSEKSSNSNNAKQPNMALLRVQEQAREHLRIAMAEKAYAEEARKQAKRQIEVAEQEFTNAKRIRQQAQAELDKAYALKEHAMKQINSTMLQITCHACKQQFQARNATPDENSLVLSYVSSAITTEGGEVENDNAKDHAKDNN from the exons ATGTTAGCGAATAACTTATCTCCATCGTCAGTTCCCACTTCTGAGCCTTTTCCCTGCACTGAAAATGCCACTGCCACCAATAAAAGGAAGAGAAGGCCCGCAGGAACACCAG ATCCAGATGCAGAGGTGGTGTCCCTGTCGCCAAAGACTTTGTTGGAATCGGATCGTTATGTGTGTGAGATCTGCAACCAGGGGTTCCAGAGGGACCAGAACCTTCAGATGCATAGGAGAAGGCACAAGGTGCCATGGAAGCTATTGAAGAGGGAGACACCAGTGGTGAGGAAGAGAGTGTTTGTGTGTCCTGAGCCAACCTGCTTGCACCATGATCCTTGTCATGCTTTGGGTGATCTTGTTGGGATAAAGAAGCATTTCAGGAGGAAGCACAGCAATCACAAGCAATGGGTCTGTGAAAGATGCTCCAAAGGCTATGCAGTGCAGTCTGATTACAAAGCACATCTCAAAACCTGTGGTACCCGGGGCCACTCCTGTGATTGTGGCCGCGTTTTCTCAAG GGTGGAGAGTTTCATTGAGCACCAAGATGCTTGCAACATGGGGAGGCTCAGGCCAGAATCTCAGCCACTTCAACCCTCCGCGTGCCTCTCTAGAACAGCCTCAAGCCCAAGTCCTTCGAGTGAAACCAATTTCAGCACAGCTCCTTGGCCAACAAGAATCATAATACCAAAGCCAACAGAAGCACCCACAATTTTCATGAATAACCCTACTGCTGCTATCACCACTGCTGAAACCTCATCCAAGAACAACAACAAACTCCACCCCAACTTGGATCTCCAACTCTCAACTCCAACCACCACcaccaacaacaacaacaacagtTCAAATGTTGCAAACCCCATTGATGCTCTAATATCAACATCGTTATCACCTAAGAGGGATCACCGTGAGAACCATTCAACCCATCTGCAACTCTCAATTGGGTCATCAGATGTGAGTGAGAAAAACGAATCAAACAGGAACTCATCAGAGAAGAGCAGCAACAGCAACAATGCGAAGCAGCCAAACATGGCCTTATTGAGGGTTCAAGAGCAAGCAAGGGAACACTTGAGGATAGCCATGGCTGAGAAAGCATATGCTGAGGAAGCAAGGAAACAAGCCAAGAGGCAGATTGAAGTTGCGGAACAAGAGTTCACAAACGCCAAGAGGATAAGACAACAAGCACAAGCCGAACTCGACAAGGCCTACGCCTTGAAAGAACATGCAATGAAGCAAATCAACTCCACCATGCTCCAAATCACATGCCACGCTTGCAAACAACAATTCCAAGCTCGAAATGCAACCCCCGACGAGAATTCCTTGGTGTTGAGCTACGTGTCTTCTGCTATAACCACAGAAGGAGGAGAAGTTGAAAACGATAATGCAAAAGATCACGCCAAAGACAACAACTAA